From the genome of Nicotiana sylvestris chromosome 2, ASM39365v2, whole genome shotgun sequence, one region includes:
- the LOC138885427 gene encoding uncharacterized protein, giving the protein MKEEMLKLKQQMAEMYQAWSKGQSPLAYPANPTLTPPLAQSQDPPATDPSFVIYQHYHGTTSHTPQAPPPKSVPCPPPPITPVFVTSSPTALHKSPSEPLFQAQDNQYYPPELTFKAPRAYPHDPHSDLPEKAEKSARNPEQEEMFRKMKSIEQSFRDMRGLGGQVSVAYKDLCLFPNVQLPVGFKMPKFNLYNGHDDPVAHIRGFCSKMRGAGGRDELLMAYFSQSLSGSVL; this is encoded by the coding sequence atgaaagaggagatgctcaagctcaagcaacagatggccgaaatgtaccaggcctggtccaaagggcaatcaccgctgGCTTACCCTGCCAACCCGACtcttaccccaccattagctcagtctcaggatcctCCCGCCACCGATCCAAGTTTTgtcatttatcagcactaccatggcactacttctcatacgccacaagctccaccaccaaaatcagtcccatgccctcctccgccaatcacccctgtctttgtgacaTCTTCACCAACTGCgctccataaatccccgagtgaacctttGTTCCAAGcacaggacaaccagtattatcccccggagcttaccttcaaagcgcctAGAGCTTACccacatgatccacattctgacctaccggAGAAAGCAGAAAAATCGGCtagaaatcctgaacaggaagagatgttcagaaaaatgaaaagcatagagcaatccttcagggatatgagagggctaggaggccaggtaagcgtggcttacaaagatctatgtttaTTCccgaatgtacaactaccggtagggttcaaaatgcccaagttcaaCTTGTACAATGGACACGACGATCCGGTGGCTCATAtaagaggtttttgtagcaagatgaggggagcgggcggaagagatgaactactgatggcgtatttcagccaaagtttgagtggatcggtgCTATAA